A single Anopheles arabiensis isolate DONGOLA chromosome X, AaraD3, whole genome shotgun sequence DNA region contains:
- the LOC120906342 gene encoding chitin deacetylase 1 codes for MRALAVALFGAAVCLVNAQQNKEEKEFKCPIEQGNGNFADPVTCRRFYQCVDGFPYLNRCPSGLYFDDIQKYCTFKAEAKCGPLAATPAATTESPIDLAKKCNPAECELPYCYCNKDGTLIPKGLDPEETPQIILLTFDGAVNLNNYEHYRKVFNGKRKNPNGCDIKGTFFISHEYSNYQQIQTLANDGHEIAVETISLQMGLQDKGYEEWVGEMIGMRSILKHFSNVSANEINGMRAPFLKPGRNTQYKVIEDFGFIYDSSVSVPPSPIPVWPYTLDYKIPHECKSGTCPTKSFPGIWEVPLNAHFVESYEGGHCPYMDQCVLHNHDAEDVFAWLQEDFERYYYQNKAPYMMPFHTNWFQIKELERGLHKFLDWTQTLPDVWFVTITQALTWITDPKTNKQLGGYEPWNCKSKSTQTPKPCNISNKCALAFKEPTSNISDTRYMETCFDCPAVYPWLGDSHGSGIPGRDNYIDQSEGGGASAGRDQGDEEEQK; via the exons TGCGTTGATGGATTTCCGTACCTAAATCGCTGCCCATCCGGTCTGTACTTCGATGACATCCAGAAGTACTGCACTTTCAAGGCGGAGGCGAAGTGTGGCCCACTAGCAGCAA CACCGGCAGCGACAACCGAATCGCCGATCGATCTTGCGAAAAAGTGTAACCCGGCGGAGTGTGAGCTGCCGTACTGCTACTGCAACAAGGACGGCACCCTGATTCCGAAGGGGCTCGACCCAGAGGAG ACGCCCCAGATCATACTGCTCACCTTCGACGGTGCCGTCAATCTGAACAACTACGAACACTACCGGAAGGTGTTTAACGGCAAGCGCAAAAACCCGAACGGCTGCGACATCAAGGGTACGTTCTTCATCTCGCACGAGTACAG CAACTATCAGCAGATCCAGACGCTCGCGAACGATGGGCACGAGATCGCGGTCGAAACCATCTCGCTCCAGATGGGCCTGCAGGACAAGGGATACGAGGAGTGGGTCGGCGAGATGATTGGCATGCGGTCGATCCTGAAGCACTTCTCCAACGTGTCGGCGAACGAGATCAACGGAATGCGCGCGCCGTTCCTGAAGCCTGGCCGCAACACCCAGTACAAGGTGATCGAGGACTTTGGCTTCATCTACGATAGCTCGGTGAGCGTGCCGCCCAGCCCGATCCCGGTCTGGCCGTACACGCTCGACTACAAGATACCGCACGAGTGCAAGAGCGGCACCTGTCCGACCAAGTCGTTCCCGGGCATCTGGGAGGTGCCGCTGAACGCGCACTTCGTCGAGAGCTACGAGGGCGGCCACTGCCCGTACATGGACCAGTGCGTGCTGCACAATCACGACGCGGAGGACGTGTTCGCCTGGCTGCAGGAGGACTTCGAGCGGTACTACTACCAGAACAAGGCACCGTACATGATGCCGTTCCACACGAACTGGTTCCAGATCAAGGAGCTCGAGCGGGGCCTGCACAAGTTCCTCGACTGGACGCAAACGCT ACCCGACGTATGGTTCGTGACGATCACGCAGGCCCTCACCTGGATCACCGACCCGAAGACGAACAAGCAGCTCGGCGGGTACGAGCCGTGGAACTGCAAGAGCAAATCGACCCAGACGCCGAAACCGTGCAACATCTCGAACAAGTGTGCGCTCGCGTTCAAGGAGCCGACCTCGAACATCAGCGACACGCGCTACATGGAGACCTGCTTCGACTGTCCCGCCGTCTACCCGTGGCTGGGCGACTCGCACGGTTCCGGCATCCCCGGCCGTGACAACTACATCGACCAGTCGGAGGGCGGCGGTGCCAGTGCCGGCCGCGACCAGGGCGACGAGGAGGAGCAAAAGTAG
- the LOC120906343 gene encoding glycine-rich selenoprotein-like: MVYISRNGAVQEAQPWGVDRIKGLIMGFFNFLVMFFRTMLDFQGGGGSGGRDTTRGYGGSGGGGGGGPPGGGPRRRPIGRPMTLSDCTIPGGG; encoded by the exons ATGGTGTACATTTCAAGAA ACGGCGCAGTGCAGGAAGCCCAACCATGGGGCGTCGATCGCATAAAGGGCCTCATCATGGGGTTCTTTAACTTCCTGGTAATGTT CTTCCGCACGATGCTGGATTTCCAGGGCGGCGGTGGTTCGGGCGGCCGTGATACGACCCGTGGCTACGGGggcagtggcggtggtggcggaggTGGTCCGCCCGGTGGTGGGCCGCGCCGGAGGCCAATCGGACGCCCGATGACCCTGTCCGACTGCACCATTCCCGGTGGCGGATGA
- the LOC120906573 gene encoding antigen 5 like allergen Cul n 1-like: MARQRLQLALLLLLLPLHSVAYKDGEYCNICKEHVACGNVDELHGSCVQYENVSLALLTRYRDAILQRVNALRHTFAIGHLPGFNESYGPMHAVAWDAEMADLCRMNLNACRFAHDKCRGTLRFPYSGQTLGKLTKCVAAKNVDDLRIRVLPHVILHLIDRWYLEHEVTHPADVKHYSQHSSSRKFQIGHFLQLINCNVCRMGCSLVSYREHRKGLVCDTYILCCNYSYINIVNRPICNVNRYEQSCKRDHQFPGLCEQCHL; the protein is encoded by the exons ATGGCCAGGCAACGTCTGcagctggcgctgctgctgctgctgctaccgttgCACAGCGTCGCGTACAAGGACGGAGAGTACTGCAACATCTGCAAGGAGCACGTGGCGTGCGGCAACGTGGACGAGCTGCACGGCAGCTGCGTCCAGTACGAGAACGTGAGTCTGGCGCTGCTCACCCGCTACCGGGACGCGATACTGCAACGGGTGAACGCTTTGCGGCACACGTTCGCGATCGGCCATCTGCCCGGGTTTAACGAGTCGTACGGTCCGATGCATGCCGTCGCGTGGGACGCAGAAATGGCCGACCTGTGCCGGATGAACCTGAACGCGTGCCGCTTCGCGCACGACAAGTGCCGCGGCACGCTGCGCTTCCCGTACAGCGGCCAAACGCTCGGCAAGCTGACCAAGTGTGTGGCGGCGAAGAATGTGGACGATCTGCGGATCCGTGTCCTGCCGCACGTCATCCTGCACCTGATCGACCGGTGGTATCTGGAGCACGAGGTGACGCACCCAGCGGACGTGAAGCACTACTCGCAGCATTCCTC GTCGCGCAAGTTCCAAATCGGACACTTTCTGCAGCTAATCAACTGCAACGTCTGCCGCATGGGCTGCTCGCTCGTCTCCTACCGGGAGCATCGCAAGGGCTTGGTGTGCGACACGTACATCCTCTGCTGCAACTATTCCTACATCAACATCGTCAACCGGCCGATCTGTAACGTGAATCGGTACGAGCAGAGCTGCAAAAGGGACCACCAGTTTCCCGGCCTCTGTGAGCAGTGTCACCTCTAG
- the LOC120906572 gene encoding antigen 5 like allergen Cul n 1-like translates to MYGLRCVSALLLVGCLLNVVAVCWSDLTTLRYDTTTGDAESSTAPYTDVPSTVQPAELAPGAAADYVDAVEWAEPSAYDVYCRPDLCLRYNRAGLLEAKRHVACGFNGSFADACPPGRMILKIDAQLRAYILHLHNEVRDRLARGDEAGFAAASRMPTVTWDDELANLAEINVRSCRFEHDECRSTYQYLHAGQNLAVGSYYLETDIFEIIHNLTGLWHREYLDTTQEVLDKYTTDYHATIGHYTQMVSDRTTAIGCGVVIYPKKMEDFVFKMVLYACNYAITSIVHQPIYRKGEPASRCRTGTNPDYAGLCSWEENQFIKAVPAYA, encoded by the exons ATGTACG GATTGCGCTGCGTCAGTGCGCTGCTGCTCGTGGGCTGTCTGCTGAACGTGGTCGCAGTGTGTTGGTCCGACCTTACCACGCTACGGTACGACACGACGACAGGCGACGCCGAGTCTAGCACGGCACCATACACGGACGTCCCGAGCACGGTGCAGCCAGCGGAACTGGCACCGGGTGCTGCCGCCGACTACGTCGATGCGGTCGAGTGGGCCGAACCGAGCGCGTACGATGTGTACTGCAGGCCGGACCTCTGCCTGCGCTACAACCGGGCCGGGCTGCTCGAGGCCAAGCGGCACGTGGCCTGCGGTTTTAACGGCTCGTTTGCGGACGCGTGCCCACCGGGCCGGATGATACTGAAGATTGACGCGCAGCTGCGCGCCTACATACTCCACCTGCACAACGAGGTGCGGGACCGGTTGGCGCGGGGCGATGAGGCTGGCTTTGCGGCCGCCTCCAGGATGCCCACGGTG ACTTGGGACGATGAGTTGGCGAATTTGGCCGAAATTAACGTGCGTAGCTGCAGGTTCGAGCATGACGAGTGCCGCAGCACCTACCAGTATCTGCACGCCGGGCAAAACCTGGCCGTCGGGTCCTACTACCTTGAGACGGACATCTTCGAGATCATCCACAACCTGACCGGGCTGTGGCACCGGGAGTACCTCGACACGACCCAGGAAGTGTTGGACAAGTACACGACCGACTACCA TGCTACGATCGGGCACTACACGCAGATGGTTTCCGACCGCACGACCGCGATCGGGTGCGGCGTGGTCATCTACCCGAAAAAGATGGAGGACTTTGTGTTCAAGATGGTGCTGTACGCGTGCAACTACGCGATTACCAGCATCGTGCATCAGCCAATCTACCGGAAGGGCGAGCCGGCGAGCCGCTGCCGCACGGGCACCAATCCGGACTATGCCGGGCTGTGTAGCTGGGAGGAAAATCAGTTTATTAAAGCGGTGCCTGCGTATGCTTGA
- the LOC120905663 gene encoding probable E3 ubiquitin-protein ligase makorin-2 — translation MPWVAPLDNAAAAQIVCRFYQYGACRFGSTCRFIHPAAEPATLGSSCSSSSSSSTTSSGSSYHTGNSISDGSSPADSAPAPKASAGAAAPNTEQSSHTGAVDLSRWIDAPVFVPKAKLPLEQPPQPPQQQQQPRKNKRKSDRRTVVVDELQQQLRRTAMDKSQQQQQAEQEVEDTEEKPDVDGLDNEADNEADNEEEEDEEEELEEVEEEVEEENDSGGAVGGLAADAAGSPLLSYANVVTMNNNHNGTEPEVGPAGEVRLCAHYEKHGLCPLADCVHVHGELCELCQRYCLDPRDREQQRRHNADCIREHELEMEHAFAVQRSRDKSCGICLDVVMEKRAREQRFGILPNCKHTFCLSCIRTWRKATNFANKIRRGCPTCRVPSDFVCPSFVWVEAGEEKERLIENYKQACNNTDCMHFKKGAANCPFGNKCFYRHALPSGELVDLGAPSRRRNPNRAARGHIDPLPLQEVLAALLARRSLTLHDELLTSLFSDLDDSDYDLESNVRGYGFWSDSSESADDYLFDIV, via the exons ATGCCGTGGGTGGCACCGTTGGACAATGCGGCCGCCGCACAGATCGTCTGCCGGTTCTACCAGTACGGTGCGTGCCGGTTTGGCAGCACCTGCCGCTTCATACATCCCGCCGCCGAGCCGGCCACActcggcagcagctgcagcagcagcagcagtagcagcaccaccagcagcggcagcagctatCACACCGGCAACAGTATCAGCGACGGCAGCAGTCCGGCCGACAGTGCACCGGCACCGAAGGCCAGCGCGGGCGCCGCTGCGCCCAACACCGAACAGAGCAGCCATACAGGCGCCGTCGATCTGTCCCGCTGGATCGATGCGCCCGTCTTTGTGCCGAAGGCGAAGCTTCCCCTCGAACAGCCGCCCCAAccgccacagcagcagcagcagccgcgaAAGAACAAGCGAAAGAGCGACCGTCGCACAGTGGTGGTGGACGagctacagcagcagctgcgtcGCACAGCGATGGACAagtcacagcagcagcagcaagcggaGCAGGAGGTAGAGGACACAGAGGAGAAGCCGGACGTGGACGGGCTGGACAACGAGGCCGACAATGAGGCGGACaacgaggaagaggaggacgaggaggaggagctggaagaagtagaagaagaggTGGAAGAGGAGAACGATAGTGGTGGTGCGGTCGGTGGGCTTGCCGCCGACGCCGCCGGCTCGCCCCTGCTTTCCTACGCGAACGTCGTCACGAtgaacaacaaccacaacggCACGGAGCCGGAGGTGGGGCCGGCCGGTGAGGTGCGGCTCTGCGCCCACTACGAAAAGCACGGCCTCTGCCCGCTCGCCGACTGCGTGCACGTGCACGGCGAGCTGTGCGAGCTCTGCCAGCGGTACTGTCTCGATCCGCGCGACcgggagcagcagcggcgccACAACGCCGACTGCATCCGGGAGCACGAGCTGGAGATGGAGCACGCGTTCGCGGTCCAGCGGTCGCGCGACAAATCGTGCGGCATCTGTCTCGACGTGGTGATGGAGAAGCGGGCCCGGGAGCAGCGGTTCGGCATACTGCCCAACTGCAAGCACACCTTCTGCCTGAGCTGCATCCGCACCTGGCGCAAGGCGACCAACTTTGCCAACAAAATCAGAAG GGGCTGCCCGACCTGCCGCGTACCGTCCGACTTCGTCTGCCCGAGCTTCGTCTGGGTGGAGGCGGGCGAGGAGAAGGAGCGGCTGATCGAGAACTACAAGCAGGCGTGCAACAACACCGACTGCATGCACTTCAAGAAGGGTGCCGCCAACTGCCCGTTCGGCAACAAGTGCTTCTACCGGCACGCGCTACCGTCCGGCGAGCTGGTCGACCTGGGGGCGCCGTCCCGCCGCCGCAACCCGAACCGGGCCGCCCGGGGGCACATCGATCCGCTGCCGCTGCAGGAGGTGCTCGCGGCCCTGCTCGCCCGCCGCAGCCTGACCCTGCACGACGAGCTGCTGACGTCGCTGTTTTCCGACCTGGACGACTCGGACTACGATCTCGAGTCGAACGTGCG